The Oscillospiraceae bacterium genome contains a region encoding:
- a CDS encoding ABC transporter ATP-binding protein has product MIELTHASFQYENSDRGVQDISILVKSGECVVLTGLSGCGKTTVTRLVNGLAPSYYPGVFSGSVRIDGKDISRLSTWEIGRLVGSVFQDPKSQFFSSELAGEVAFPCENYGLSAREIRERTDAAIEALQLSHLKDRAVDALSSGEKQRAAIASVYAMKPKVFVCDEPTANLDAAGTRQLAQTLRQLKEQGFTLLIAEHRIDWLMGIADRFLYLRDGRIAAEYTPEDLLILPEADILGMGLRSPHEGKSLPAPSVLDESPAVLKTAGLSKRIRKEVIFEDISLSVPEGKVTAITGQNGAGKTTLAQILCGLAKQTRGHILIDGKKARTAVRRREIYYCGNDTSTQFFTASVAEELLLNTELTEESKDRARNLLKEFGLYEYRDAHPSALSGGQKQRLAIACAIFSGRRILILDEPTSGLDGRNMRLIAERLKSEARHGRTILVITHDRELIENCCDNIVEIAAYPNNVLHGYFPSSSA; this is encoded by the coding sequence AACTCGGACAGAGGCGTACAGGACATCTCCATTTTGGTAAAAAGTGGCGAATGCGTCGTGCTGACGGGGCTTTCCGGCTGCGGCAAGACCACCGTGACAAGGCTTGTCAACGGGCTTGCGCCGTCCTACTACCCCGGAGTTTTCAGCGGGAGCGTGAGGATAGACGGCAAGGACATATCAAGGCTTTCCACATGGGAGATCGGGCGTTTGGTGGGAAGCGTCTTTCAGGACCCCAAAAGCCAGTTCTTTTCCTCCGAGCTTGCCGGAGAGGTGGCCTTTCCCTGCGAGAATTATGGCCTGTCCGCCCGGGAGATACGGGAGAGGACGGACGCCGCCATAGAGGCATTGCAGCTGTCCCATTTGAAAGACAGGGCAGTTGACGCCCTCTCAAGCGGAGAAAAGCAGCGGGCGGCCATTGCGTCCGTATATGCCATGAAGCCAAAGGTCTTTGTGTGCGACGAGCCGACGGCCAACCTCGATGCCGCCGGGACGAGGCAGCTTGCGCAGACCCTCCGGCAGCTCAAGGAACAGGGCTTTACCCTGCTCATCGCGGAGCATAGGATTGACTGGCTGATGGGGATCGCAGACCGGTTTTTATATCTGCGAGACGGCAGAATAGCGGCCGAGTATACACCGGAGGATTTGCTCATCCTGCCGGAAGCAGACATCTTGGGTATGGGCCTGCGCTCTCCGCACGAGGGAAAGAGCCTTCCCGCTCCCTCCGTATTGGACGAAAGCCCTGCCGTCTTGAAGACAGCAGGGCTCTCGAAAAGAATACGCAAAGAAGTTATTTTTGAGGATATTTCGCTGTCCGTTCCAGAGGGCAAGGTGACCGCCATAACGGGGCAAAACGGCGCGGGGAAAACCACCCTTGCGCAGATCCTCTGCGGGCTGGCGAAGCAGACAAGGGGGCATATCCTGATAGACGGGAAAAAAGCAAGAACGGCAGTCCGGCGCAGGGAGATCTATTACTGCGGCAACGACACGTCAACGCAGTTCTTCACGGCAAGCGTGGCGGAGGAGCTGCTGCTGAATACCGAATTGACAGAAGAAAGCAAAGACCGGGCAAGGAACCTGCTCAAAGAGTTTGGGCTTTACGAGTACAGGGACGCGCACCCGTCTGCCCTGTCCGGCGGGCAGAAGCAGCGCCTTGCCATCGCCTGCGCCATCTTTTCCGGCCGCAGGATACTGATTCTTGATGAGCCCACCAGCGGCCTTGACGGGCGGAACATGCGCCTGATCGCAGAAAGGCTGAAAAGCGAAGCGCGGCATGGCAGAACCATTCTCGTGATCACCCACGACAGGGAGCTGATCGAGAACTGCTGCGATAACATTGTGGAGATTGCTGCATACCCTAACAATGTTTTGCACGGATATTTCCCTTCTTCATCGGCTTGA